From Haloarcula hispanica ATCC 33960, the proteins below share one genomic window:
- a CDS encoding non-histone chromosomal MC1 family protein has product MAPDSDKRNFALREDGDESSVFSGGTPRQAALKAARRLEPADGEDQADPEEIRLREKGTHKVHIYEAWAWVEEAPDDKPDWMPGDITKGNVSKQGVEHLDEI; this is encoded by the coding sequence ATGGCACCCGACAGTGACAAGCGCAACTTCGCACTGCGCGAAGACGGTGACGAATCGAGCGTCTTCTCGGGCGGAACACCTCGACAGGCTGCGCTGAAGGCAGCACGTCGACTCGAGCCGGCCGACGGTGAAGATCAGGCTGACCCTGAGGAGATACGACTACGGGAGAAAGGAACCCACAAAGTCCACATCTACGAGGCGTGGGCATGGGTCGAGGAAGCACCCGACGACAAACCCGACTGGATGCCCGGCGACATCACGAAAGGGAACGTCTCGAAGCAGGGCGTCGAACACCTAGACGAGATCTAG
- a CDS encoding RDD family protein has protein sequence MDDSPRTLHIAAWDDRFLAWLLDILLVGAVLSALGETAGVFSLLAGGLSGTTPVTGLNGLGLFVYWTVLEGRQGQSVGKMVMNIAVTDERGNAIDYGTAAIESFGKAFLLPIDILVGWLAYEEEGLRLFNKLSSTIVVETDEEATGKPSDVEYVYPSDK, from the coding sequence ATGGATGACAGTCCCCGCACCCTGCACATCGCCGCCTGGGACGACCGCTTTCTCGCGTGGCTCCTCGACATCCTGCTCGTCGGTGCCGTCCTCTCCGCACTTGGCGAGACCGCTGGCGTGTTCTCTCTCCTGGCCGGCGGCCTCTCGGGTACCACTCCGGTCACCGGCCTGAACGGGCTCGGGCTGTTCGTCTACTGGACAGTGCTCGAAGGCCGGCAAGGGCAGTCGGTCGGGAAAATGGTGATGAACATCGCCGTGACAGACGAACGCGGCAACGCCATCGATTACGGCACGGCAGCCATCGAGAGCTTCGGGAAGGCGTTCCTGCTCCCCATCGACATCCTCGTCGGCTGGCTTGCCTACGAGGAAGAGGGCCTGCGGCTGTTCAACAAGCTCTCCTCGACCATCGTGGTCGAAACCGACGAAGAGGCCACAGGAAAACCGAGCGACGTAGAGTACGTGTACCCGAGCGACAAGTAG
- a CDS encoding quinone-dependent dihydroorotate dehydrogenase: MRPYDIAKPLLFSLPAETANRSVHRLLEAVDGTRVAEAMADRYTVADDRLAVEAFDQTFDNPVGVAAGFDKNATIPGALASLGFGFAEVGGVTAEPQAGNARPRMFRLREDEAIINRMGLNNDGAIVIGERLKNVDAPFPVGVNIAKTEHVGTSEAPDDYRTTYERVAEGGDFFVVNVSCPNSEGFEELQNRDAMEAILSELQDAGAAPLLVKLSPDLPEPAVEDALDLVTELDLDGVVATNTTTERPASLRSPNAVETGGLSGKPIENQATEMVRFVAERVDVPVVGVGGVSTAEGAYRKIRAGASLVQLYTGLVYRGPSIAREINEGLLDLLAEDGFDSAEDAVGVDL; the protein is encoded by the coding sequence ATGAGACCCTACGATATCGCGAAACCACTCCTGTTTTCACTGCCAGCCGAAACTGCCAACCGGAGCGTCCACCGACTGCTGGAGGCAGTCGACGGAACGCGGGTCGCCGAGGCGATGGCCGACCGCTACACCGTCGCTGACGACCGACTCGCAGTGGAGGCGTTTGACCAGACCTTCGACAACCCAGTTGGGGTCGCGGCCGGCTTCGACAAGAACGCGACCATCCCCGGAGCGCTGGCGTCGCTCGGCTTCGGTTTCGCCGAGGTCGGCGGCGTCACGGCCGAGCCACAGGCCGGCAACGCCCGCCCGCGGATGTTCCGGCTCAGGGAGGACGAGGCCATCATCAACCGAATGGGCCTGAACAACGACGGGGCCATCGTCATCGGCGAGCGACTGAAGAACGTCGATGCGCCGTTCCCGGTCGGCGTCAACATCGCCAAGACCGAACACGTCGGAACGAGCGAGGCCCCCGACGACTACCGGACCACGTACGAACGCGTCGCCGAAGGCGGGGACTTCTTCGTCGTCAACGTCTCCTGTCCAAACTCGGAGGGCTTCGAGGAGCTCCAGAACCGCGACGCGATGGAAGCGATCCTCAGTGAGCTACAGGACGCTGGCGCGGCCCCGCTGCTCGTGAAGCTCTCGCCGGACCTCCCCGAGCCGGCAGTTGAGGATGCACTTGATCTGGTGACTGAACTCGACCTAGACGGCGTCGTCGCGACCAACACGACGACGGAACGGCCCGCCAGTCTGCGCTCGCCGAACGCGGTCGAGACGGGCGGCCTCTCGGGGAAGCCGATCGAGAACCAGGCGACCGAGATGGTCCGGTTCGTCGCCGAGCGCGTCGACGTGCCCGTCGTCGGCGTCGGCGGCGTCTCGACGGCGGAGGGTGCATACCGGAAGATTCGGGCCGGGGCTTCACTCGTCCAACTGTACACCGGCCTAGTGTACCGCGGCCCGTCCATCGCCCGCGAAATCAACGAGGGGCTGCTCGACCTGCTCGCGGAGGACGGCTTCGACTCGGCCGAGGACGCCGTCGGCGTGGACCTGTAG